Proteins found in one Acidobacteriota bacterium genomic segment:
- a CDS encoding ABC transporter substrate-binding protein, whose amino-acid sequence MLAHVLSAGAQQPVTVRIGLSIPTGRSARIGVIPAAEALRSESLLTVSSNGRIGPGMAQSWVRSLDPRGWLFTLAPGIRFHDDRPGTAASLIPLLRAALSDPDELRLHPTFQEIEDIVAVDAQRFLLHIRSARLSLLEDLAQVNLGEGTEGAAAGAFRVGPVNNDGFTAHVFDHYYRGRPRIDAVRFTTFRSQRATWAAMMRGEIDAQYDVGREAVEFLERDSRVRVYPFLRPYLATLFFNVKTPHLTDKRVRRALNRIVDRESIVRFAYRGRGRVADGPLSPEHWRVKGLRLSLPDSADTPAPLDTLRPGSAARLRFRCLVPANLETQPFERLALMLQKQFVDSGIDMQLELVAPQEFLERLSTGRFETALFEFLAQTPSWVYGFWRSPSRGSEPWIRHGYSGADRELDAMHLAETEEDLKRAIADVYRRMADDPPAIFIAWPQAARAVSRRFEVPVEKGADIMGSNLRLWRPAGR is encoded by the coding sequence GTGCTGGCCCACGTCCTTTCGGCCGGCGCGCAACAACCCGTTACGGTGCGGATAGGCTTGTCCATTCCCACTGGGCGTTCGGCTCGGATTGGCGTCATTCCCGCCGCCGAAGCACTCCGTTCAGAGTCGCTGCTCACCGTCTCCTCAAACGGCCGGATTGGACCTGGCATGGCCCAGTCGTGGGTCCGCTCGTTAGACCCTCGTGGGTGGCTTTTCACGCTTGCACCTGGCATTCGCTTTCACGACGACAGACCCGGGACAGCAGCTTCTCTGATCCCGTTACTTCGCGCGGCGCTCAGCGATCCGGATGAGCTGCGTCTCCATCCGACTTTCCAGGAAATCGAAGACATTGTTGCGGTCGACGCACAAAGATTCCTTCTGCACATCCGGAGTGCAAGACTGTCGCTGCTCGAAGATTTGGCACAAGTGAATCTCGGCGAAGGAACTGAGGGAGCGGCGGCTGGTGCATTCCGCGTCGGTCCCGTGAACAACGACGGATTCACGGCTCACGTCTTCGACCACTACTATCGCGGGCGGCCCCGCATTGATGCTGTCAGGTTCACGACGTTTCGGTCGCAGCGCGCTACATGGGCCGCGATGATGCGCGGAGAAATCGACGCGCAATACGACGTCGGCAGAGAAGCTGTGGAGTTCCTGGAACGGGACTCGCGAGTAAGGGTCTATCCGTTTCTGCGGCCGTACCTCGCGACACTATTCTTCAACGTCAAGACGCCGCACTTGACAGACAAGCGGGTACGGCGAGCGCTTAATCGTATTGTCGACCGTGAATCGATTGTCAGGTTTGCGTATCGAGGTCGTGGGCGAGTCGCCGACGGGCCATTGTCACCGGAACATTGGAGGGTCAAGGGGCTTCGCCTCTCGCTGCCGGACAGCGCGGACACGCCAGCGCCACTCGACACGTTGCGACCGGGCTCCGCTGCGCGACTGCGGTTTCGCTGTCTTGTCCCGGCGAATCTCGAAACACAACCTTTCGAGCGATTGGCTCTCATGCTTCAGAAGCAGTTCGTCGATAGTGGCATCGACATGCAACTGGAGCTCGTCGCTCCGCAAGAGTTTCTTGAGCGGCTCTCGACCGGCCGTTTCGAAACCGCTTTATTTGAATTCCTCGCACAAACTCCGAGCTGGGTGTATGGCTTTTGGCGCTCGCCCTCGCGTGGATCGGAGCCCTGGATCCGTCACGGTTACTCCGGCGCGGACCGCGAGCTTGACGCGATGCACCTGGCGGAAACTGAAGAGGACCTCAAGCGCGCGATTGCGGATGTGTACCGCCGGATGGCCGATGATCCGCCTGCGATCTTCATCGCCTGGCCGCAGGCGGCGCGCGCGGTGAGCAGGCGCTTCGAGGTTCCGGTCGAGAAGGGCGCGGATATCATGGGCAGCAACCTGCGCCTCTGGCGCCCCGCCGGCAGGTAA
- a CDS encoding sensor histidine kinase — translation MRGITAKLILLLMTAAVVPLVLFALVSINSLRNGTRESVIEGNLNVATRAAEQISAYVANSIAVLRAIGAELNGTRLNPWQQDRVAKNFVLEFPEFREISFFAPDGTVIATSRIGAPGLKPPAAASARDVRVAPIAIDEDLLPTTTIAVPMPPSADAPGGWIVGELRLEELWRMVDRIRVGHHGYAALLSSDGRLVAHGDPNQKRHIARGELLPAHEVAAALRAGRPASASYTDEDGRSRLATGALVRPYDWAVIVEQPHDEAFAIAHRVERQLLGAIIAALAITIIVGTGWSRSFIRRIFALRRGTEALAAGRLNARVSISGRDEFRQLGDAFNAMADRLAELQESLLRQERQATFGRVAAGLVHDLSHPVQNIANGCKLLFMSWDDMEFRSLFRTTVERETQAVKDVLEDLKNIARPIPLERTPMDLNAHARTVADGMRGAASEAGLTLEVELAPEPLPAQANEYALGRVYRNLIENAIQATPPGGTIVVSSERENGRGRIHVSDTGTGIPAERLNTIFEDFFTTKNRGLGLGLAISRRLVEQLGGVISVRSETGRGTIFTVELPLEPDAGTG, via the coding sequence ATGCGCGGGATCACCGCCAAGCTCATTCTCCTCCTCATGACGGCGGCCGTCGTGCCGCTCGTCCTGTTCGCGCTGGTGTCCATCAACTCGCTGCGCAACGGCACCCGCGAGTCGGTCATCGAGGGGAACCTGAACGTGGCGACGAGGGCGGCCGAGCAGATCAGCGCGTATGTCGCCAACAGCATCGCGGTCCTGCGCGCGATCGGCGCCGAGCTGAACGGCACGCGCCTCAACCCCTGGCAGCAGGACCGCGTCGCCAAGAACTTCGTCCTCGAATTTCCCGAGTTCCGCGAGATCAGCTTCTTCGCGCCGGACGGGACGGTCATCGCCACCAGCCGCATCGGCGCACCCGGCCTGAAGCCGCCCGCGGCGGCCAGCGCCCGCGACGTCCGCGTGGCGCCGATTGCCATCGACGAGGACCTCCTGCCGACGACGACAATCGCCGTGCCGATGCCGCCGAGCGCGGACGCTCCTGGCGGCTGGATCGTCGGCGAGCTGCGGCTCGAGGAGCTGTGGCGCATGGTGGACCGCATCCGGGTCGGCCACCACGGCTACGCCGCGCTGCTGTCCTCGGACGGACGCCTCGTGGCGCACGGCGATCCGAACCAGAAGCGCCACATCGCGCGCGGCGAGCTGCTGCCCGCGCACGAGGTCGCCGCGGCGCTGCGCGCGGGACGCCCGGCGTCGGCCAGCTACACGGACGAGGACGGCCGGTCCAGGCTCGCCACCGGCGCGCTGGTCCGTCCGTACGACTGGGCGGTCATCGTCGAGCAGCCGCACGACGAGGCGTTTGCGATCGCGCACCGCGTGGAGCGCCAGCTGCTCGGCGCCATCATCGCCGCGCTGGCGATCACGATCATCGTGGGCACGGGCTGGAGCCGCTCGTTCATCCGGCGCATCTTCGCGCTCAGGCGCGGCACGGAGGCGCTCGCGGCCGGCCGGCTCAACGCGCGTGTCTCGATCAGCGGCCGCGACGAGTTCAGGCAGCTCGGCGACGCGTTCAACGCGATGGCCGACCGCCTCGCCGAGCTGCAGGAGTCGCTGCTGCGGCAGGAACGGCAGGCGACGTTCGGGCGCGTGGCCGCAGGCCTCGTCCACGATCTGTCGCACCCGGTGCAGAACATCGCCAACGGCTGCAAGCTGCTCTTCATGTCGTGGGACGACATGGAGTTCCGATCGCTGTTCCGCACGACCGTCGAGCGCGAGACGCAGGCGGTCAAGGACGTCCTCGAGGATCTCAAGAACATCGCGCGGCCGATTCCGCTCGAGCGCACGCCGATGGATTTGAACGCCCACGCCCGTACGGTCGCCGACGGCATGCGCGGGGCCGCCAGCGAGGCAGGCCTGACGCTCGAGGTGGAGCTCGCGCCCGAGCCGCTGCCGGCGCAGGCGAACGAGTACGCGCTCGGACGCGTCTATCGCAACCTGATTGAAAACGCGATCCAGGCCACTCCTCCCGGCGGCACGATCGTCGTCAGCAGCGAGCGCGAGAACGGGCGCGGGCGCATTCACGTGTCCGACACCGGCACGGGAATTCCGGCGGAGCGGCTGAACACGATCTTCGAGGATTTCTTCACGACGAAGAACCGTGGGCTGGGGCTGGGGCTGGCGATTTCGCGCCGTCTGGTCGAGCAGTTGGGAGGAGTGATCAGCGTCCGCAGCGAGACCGGACGCGGAACGATTTTCACGGTGGAACTGCCGCTCGAACCGGACGCGGGAACCGGATAA
- a CDS encoding HU family DNA-binding protein — protein sequence MADARRMGKSELFAHFAERFDMKRAQAREFFDEMMALAEKELKRSGEFVLPGMVKLVVQKRKARMGRNPATGEQIKIPAKTVVKARIAKQLKDAVLPRK from the coding sequence ATGGCCGACGCCCGGAGGATGGGCAAATCAGAACTGTTCGCGCACTTTGCCGAGCGGTTCGACATGAAGCGCGCCCAGGCGCGCGAGTTCTTCGACGAGATGATGGCGCTCGCGGAGAAAGAGCTCAAGCGTTCCGGCGAGTTCGTGCTGCCCGGGATGGTGAAGCTCGTCGTGCAGAAGCGCAAGGCGCGCATGGGCCGCAACCCCGCGACCGGCGAGCAGATCAAGATTCCCGCCAAGACCGTCGTCAAGGCGCGTATCGCGAAGCAGCTGAAAGACGCGGTCCTGCCGCGCAAGTAG
- the queF gene encoding NADPH-dependent 7-cyano-7-deazaguanine reductase QueF, with the protein MAPPALETFPNPQPGRDYEIDIRCPEFTSMCPRTGLPDFGEIRITYVPGARCLELKALKYYLLEFRNKGIFYEAATNAILDDLVAACAPRRMTVTGDFTPRGGIKTTVTVKYELASGL; encoded by the coding sequence ATGGCGCCCCCCGCACTCGAGACGTTCCCGAATCCCCAGCCGGGACGTGATTACGAGATTGACATCCGGTGCCCGGAATTCACGTCGATGTGCCCCAGGACGGGCCTGCCCGACTTCGGCGAGATCCGGATCACCTACGTGCCCGGCGCGCGCTGCCTCGAGTTGAAGGCCCTGAAGTACTACCTGCTCGAGTTCAGGAACAAGGGCATCTTCTACGAGGCGGCCACCAACGCGATCCTCGACGACCTGGTGGCCGCGTGCGCGCCGCGGCGCATGACGGTCACCGGCGACTTCACACCGCGCGGCGGCATCAAGACGACCGTCACGGTGAAATACGAGCTGGCCTCTGGCCTCTGA
- a CDS encoding Smr/MutS family protein — protein sequence MASDNVHEVPIEDSIDLHSFRPEDIPSVVEEYLHAAHGKGFREVRLIHGRGVGVQRAAVQRLLRGHPLVEAFHDAPESQLGATVVKIRRK from the coding sequence CTGGCCTCTGACAACGTGCACGAAGTCCCTATCGAAGACTCGATCGACCTCCACTCATTCCGGCCCGAGGACATTCCGTCGGTCGTCGAGGAGTACCTCCACGCGGCGCATGGGAAGGGCTTCAGGGAAGTCAGGTTGATTCACGGCAGGGGCGTCGGCGTGCAGCGGGCGGCCGTGCAGCGGCTGCTTCGCGGCCATCCGCTGGTGGAGGCGTTCCACGACGCGCCGGAGTCGCAGCTGGGCGCGACCGTCGTGAAGATACGAAGGAAATAA
- a CDS encoding isoprenylcysteine carboxyl methyltransferase, giving the protein MTAPARAIGRWLDGNGAAVSRRREQIAPSPARRRSDRLADFAGRAVVVALFTLFVVAILMDFSRTGRLTGLLLVTGEALVVILTLFRRSAAWIDRSWRARLLTALSLAGPPLMRPAPSAGLLPDAATAAFSAIGLSIVIAGKLSLGRSFGLMPANRGVVSGGLYRLVRHPIYAGYLLTHVGFLAAHATVWNLSLMAAADLALLVRAIQEERTLALDPSYVAYQRRVRWRVLPGVF; this is encoded by the coding sequence ATGACCGCTCCAGCCCGCGCCATCGGCCGCTGGCTCGATGGCAATGGAGCCGCCGTGTCCCGTCGTCGCGAGCAGATCGCGCCGTCGCCGGCCCGCCGCCGCAGCGACCGGCTCGCTGATTTCGCCGGCCGCGCGGTCGTGGTCGCGCTCTTCACGCTCTTCGTGGTGGCCATCCTGATGGATTTCAGCCGGACCGGGCGGCTGACGGGGTTGCTGCTCGTCACCGGCGAGGCGCTCGTGGTCATCCTGACGCTGTTCCGCCGATCCGCCGCGTGGATCGACCGCAGCTGGCGCGCGCGCCTGCTCACGGCGCTGTCGCTCGCCGGACCGCCCCTCATGCGGCCGGCCCCGAGCGCCGGCCTGCTGCCCGACGCCGCGACCGCGGCGTTCTCGGCAATCGGCCTGTCGATTGTGATTGCCGGCAAGCTGTCGCTCGGCAGGAGCTTCGGCCTGATGCCGGCCAACCGCGGGGTGGTCAGCGGCGGGCTCTACAGGCTCGTACGCCACCCGATCTACGCGGGCTACCTCCTCACGCACGTCGGCTTTCTTGCCGCGCACGCCACGGTGTGGAACCTGTCACTGATGGCCGCCGCCGACCTGGCGCTGCTGGTCCGTGCGATCCAGGAGGAACGCACGCTCGCCCTCGATCCGTCCTACGTCGCGTACCAGCGGCGGGTGAGGTGGAGGGTGCTGCCGGGCGTGTTCTAG
- a CDS encoding DUF192 domain-containing protein yields the protein MTPDLLRSASPGDTGFFVRNTDSGLLLAQSLEIAATRSARRRGLMGRDALAPGDALWIVPSRGVHTCGMRFAIDVVALDARGVVVDVVTDLRPWRLRLPRPGTLGVLELPAGTVRMSRTRLGHRISFDRADAAARSDERRAS from the coding sequence ATGACCCCTGACCTGCTGCGGAGTGCTTCGCCCGGCGATACCGGCTTCTTCGTGCGCAACACGGACTCCGGTCTGCTGCTCGCGCAGAGCCTGGAAATCGCCGCCACCCGGTCGGCGCGACGCCGCGGCCTGATGGGCCGCGACGCGCTCGCGCCTGGCGATGCGCTCTGGATCGTGCCGAGCCGCGGCGTGCATACCTGCGGAATGCGCTTCGCGATCGACGTGGTTGCGCTCGACGCGCGAGGCGTCGTCGTCGACGTCGTCACGGACCTCCGGCCGTGGCGTCTCCGCTTGCCGCGGCCCGGCACGCTTGGCGTGCTGGAGCTGCCGGCAGGAACGGTGCGCATGTCGCGCACGCGGCTCGGTCACCGGATTTCGTTCGACCGGGCGGATGCCGCCGCCCGCAGCGATGAGCGGAGAGCGTCATGA
- a CDS encoding type II secretion system F family protein → MSMLIPILVFLIGTVLIGFTAMAVLGRSGGAAVAIDRRLEEIASFHERPEERRPRFKSLVGALKRLGEKAPRSPREMGTLRLRLVQAGFRRDEALTVFFGIRVAFSLVVFAVLSSPIVGRPNVALAIGGAGVGWLLPGMALARIAKRRQHRIRLSLADALDLMVVSVEAGLGLDQAIARVAQELAFAYPDLADELRLINLELRAGKPRAEALRNLADRTGVDDLSSLVTMLIQTDKFGTSVAQSLRVHSDTMRTKRRQRAEEAAAKTGVKMVFPLVFCIFPAIWVVTIGPAAIKFVQVLFPIIDNTGR, encoded by the coding sequence GTGTCGATGCTGATTCCGATCCTCGTCTTCCTCATCGGCACCGTGCTGATCGGCTTCACCGCGATGGCGGTGCTGGGGCGCAGCGGCGGCGCCGCGGTGGCGATCGACCGGCGCCTCGAGGAGATCGCGTCGTTCCACGAAAGGCCGGAGGAGCGCCGTCCGCGCTTCAAGTCGCTGGTGGGCGCGCTCAAGCGCCTCGGCGAAAAGGCGCCGAGATCGCCGCGCGAGATGGGCACGCTGCGGCTGCGCCTCGTGCAGGCGGGCTTCCGCCGCGACGAGGCGCTCACGGTGTTCTTCGGCATCCGCGTGGCCTTCTCGCTCGTCGTGTTCGCGGTGCTCTCCTCGCCGATCGTCGGGCGCCCGAACGTCGCGCTGGCCATCGGCGGCGCCGGCGTGGGCTGGCTGCTGCCCGGCATGGCGCTGGCGCGCATCGCCAAGCGGCGGCAGCACCGGATCCGGCTGTCGCTCGCCGACGCGCTCGACCTGATGGTCGTCAGCGTGGAGGCGGGCCTCGGCCTCGACCAGGCCATCGCGCGCGTCGCGCAGGAGCTGGCGTTCGCCTACCCCGATCTGGCCGACGAGCTGCGGCTGATCAACCTCGAGCTGCGCGCCGGCAAGCCGCGCGCCGAGGCGCTCCGCAACCTCGCGGATCGCACGGGCGTGGACGACCTGAGCTCCCTGGTCACGATGCTGATCCAGACCGACAAGTTCGGCACCAGCGTCGCGCAGTCGCTGCGCGTGCACTCGGACACCATGCGCACCAAGCGCCGGCAGCGCGCCGAGGAGGCCGCCGCGAAGACCGGCGTCAAGATGGTGTTCCCGCTCGTGTTCTGTATCTTCCCGGCGATCTGGGTCGTGACCATCGGCCCGGCCGCCATCAAGTTCGTGCAGGTCCTGTTCCCGATCATCGACAACACAGGCCGATGA
- a CDS encoding type II secretion system F family protein: MNVLLLLLIFLFGAGLALLGYYLFMKMPEAMAEKRMEERLAQLQGYDEDEKAAKPELIKAIKEGPMPGLDRLIGQSARGNAFSRWIEQSGMRKASASGVILTGFALASLGAVSSIVVLHNAATLPIGAAAGFALPFVVLRQKRVARLRKFEEQFPEALDLISRALKAGHAFASGLKMAADELEDPVGPEFRKTFDEQNFGLPMKDALENLTHRVPLLDVKFFATAVLIQRDTGGNLAEILENLAHVVRERFKILRQVRVYTAHGRFTGYVLLGLPIGLAVALSFINPDHMNLLFRERMGQTMLIGAAVMQTIGYFWIRQVIKIEV; this comes from the coding sequence ATGAACGTCCTGCTGCTGCTCCTCATCTTCCTGTTCGGCGCGGGGCTCGCGCTGCTCGGGTACTACCTGTTCATGAAGATGCCCGAGGCGATGGCTGAGAAGCGCATGGAAGAGCGCCTCGCCCAGCTCCAGGGCTACGACGAGGACGAGAAGGCCGCCAAGCCCGAACTGATCAAGGCGATCAAGGAAGGGCCGATGCCCGGCCTCGACCGCCTGATCGGCCAGAGCGCGAGAGGGAACGCGTTCAGCCGGTGGATCGAGCAGTCGGGCATGAGGAAGGCGAGCGCCAGCGGCGTCATCCTGACCGGATTCGCCCTGGCCTCGCTCGGCGCCGTGTCCTCGATCGTGGTGCTGCACAACGCGGCGACGCTCCCGATCGGAGCCGCGGCCGGCTTTGCGCTCCCGTTCGTCGTGCTGCGCCAGAAGCGCGTCGCGCGCCTGCGGAAGTTCGAAGAGCAGTTCCCGGAGGCGCTCGACCTCATCAGCCGCGCGCTCAAGGCGGGTCACGCCTTCGCGAGCGGCCTGAAGATGGCCGCCGACGAGCTGGAAGATCCCGTCGGCCCCGAGTTCCGCAAGACATTCGACGAGCAGAACTTCGGCCTGCCCATGAAGGACGCGCTCGAGAACCTCACCCACCGCGTGCCGCTGCTGGACGTGAAGTTCTTCGCGACCGCCGTGCTGATCCAGCGGGACACCGGCGGCAACCTCGCCGAGATCCTCGAGAATCTCGCGCACGTGGTGCGCGAGCGGTTCAAGATCCTGCGGCAGGTGCGCGTGTACACGGCGCACGGCCGTTTCACCGGCTACGTGCTGCTCGGCCTGCCGATCGGCCTGGCCGTCGCGCTCTCGTTCATCAACCCCGATCACATGAACCTGCTCTTCCGCGAGCGCATGGGCCAGACCATGCTCATCGGCGCGGCGGTGATGCAGACGATCGGCTATTTCTGGATCCGCCAGGTCATCAAGATCGAGGTGTGA
- a CDS encoding CpaF family protein — translation MSSINSVSSPSAPGAPRPPAPTHRPQYIELKANVHRKLLNRLNLEALATADRARAEGEIRSLLFELIAEENMPLSMGERDAILGDVLDEVFGFGPLEPIMRDPTVTDILVNTYNQVYVERGGKLERLATGFQDDKHLMRVIDRIVSAVGRRVDDSSPMVDARLPDGSRVNAIIPPLAVDGPLLSIRRFPAERLQAENLVTLRAITRPMLEFLEHCVRSRLNIIISGGTGSGKTTLLNILSSFISERERIVTIEDAAELQLHQEHVARLETRPPNVEGKGAVRQRQLVINALRMRPDRIVIGEVRGEEALDMLQAMNTGHDGSLTTVHANTPRDALSRIETMISMAGMNLPERSMRQQIASAIQVVVQGARMSDGTRKITSISEITGMEGDVITMQDIYVFEKLGITQDGKVIGRFRATGVRPKVCERLKASGVHLPPNMFEGITEVK, via the coding sequence ATGTCGTCCATCAACTCCGTCAGCTCGCCATCCGCGCCAGGGGCGCCTCGTCCCCCGGCGCCGACGCACCGCCCGCAGTACATCGAACTGAAGGCGAACGTCCACCGGAAGCTGCTCAACCGGCTGAATCTCGAGGCGCTGGCCACCGCCGATCGCGCGCGCGCCGAGGGGGAGATCAGGTCGCTGCTCTTCGAGCTGATTGCCGAAGAGAACATGCCGCTCAGCATGGGCGAGCGCGACGCGATCCTCGGCGACGTCCTCGACGAGGTGTTCGGCTTCGGCCCGCTCGAGCCGATCATGCGCGACCCGACGGTCACCGACATCCTGGTGAACACCTACAACCAGGTGTACGTCGAGCGCGGCGGCAAGCTCGAGCGGCTCGCCACCGGCTTCCAGGACGACAAGCACCTGATGCGCGTCATCGACCGCATCGTCAGCGCCGTCGGCCGCCGCGTGGACGACAGCTCGCCGATGGTGGACGCGCGCCTGCCGGACGGCTCGCGCGTCAACGCGATCATCCCGCCGCTCGCCGTCGACGGCCCGCTGCTCTCGATCCGCCGCTTTCCGGCCGAGCGCCTGCAGGCGGAAAACCTGGTGACGCTGCGCGCGATCACGCGCCCCATGCTCGAGTTCCTCGAGCACTGCGTCCGCTCGCGCCTCAACATCATCATCAGCGGCGGCACCGGCTCCGGCAAGACGACGCTGCTCAACATCCTCTCGAGCTTCATCTCGGAGCGCGAGCGCATCGTGACGATCGAGGACGCGGCGGAATTGCAGCTCCACCAGGAGCACGTCGCGCGGCTGGAGACCCGGCCGCCGAACGTCGAGGGCAAGGGGGCCGTGCGCCAGCGCCAGCTCGTCATCAACGCGCTTCGCATGCGCCCCGACCGCATCGTCATCGGCGAGGTCCGCGGCGAGGAAGCGCTCGACATGCTGCAGGCGATGAACACCGGCCACGATGGATCGCTGACGACCGTCCACGCCAACACGCCGCGCGACGCGCTGTCGCGTATCGAGACCATGATCTCCATGGCCGGGATGAACCTGCCGGAGCGCTCGATGCGGCAGCAGATCGCGTCGGCCATCCAGGTGGTCGTGCAGGGGGCCCGCATGAGCGACGGCACCCGCAAGATCACGAGCATCTCCGAGATCACGGGCATGGAAGGCGACGTGATCACGATGCAGGACATCTACGTATTCGAGAAGCTGGGGATCACCCAGGACGGCAAGGTGATCGGGCGGTTCCGCGCGACCGGCGTGCGGCCCAAGGTCTGCGAGCGCCTCAAGGCGTCCGGCGTCCACCTGCCGCCGAACATGTTCGAAGGCATTACCGAGGTGAAGTGA
- a CDS encoding AAA family ATPase — protein MAQLAALIVSSDDEFRRQASTLLRAGGVPVGIIEERAGTTSHPDVAVVDIRYDTSSGMAAIERLRAGTPALAIFAVAAAAEPERILQAMRAGANEFFAWPTDFNTPAARSMQEAFQGAVRRTAARREATVGAGKQACVTHVFLGAKGGCGTTTVAVNTAVELMRLTKRSTIVVDFKQSLGEVALFLGVRPRFTILDAIENLHRLDKDFLKELAARHKSGLDILAGSEQFDRPNAGDAAPIEELLRVLTKVYDYVVIDAGNTINAISIAALYAADTIFLVANPDVPSIRNAQRLVERVRQLGAGSERVRILLNRVTDQHMIAPKQIETALGYSIHHSFASDYRTVATALNSGVPLSMTDNSEIAEQFGAFTRQLVGLEQQQAEPVKKARFLGIL, from the coding sequence ATGGCACAACTCGCTGCACTGATCGTCTCGTCCGACGACGAGTTCCGCAGGCAGGCATCGACCCTGCTGCGGGCCGGCGGAGTTCCCGTCGGCATCATCGAAGAGCGCGCCGGCACGACGTCCCATCCGGACGTCGCCGTCGTGGACATCCGCTACGACACGTCGTCCGGCATGGCGGCGATCGAGCGGCTGCGCGCCGGCACGCCGGCGCTGGCCATTTTCGCCGTCGCCGCCGCCGCCGAGCCTGAACGGATCCTCCAGGCGATGCGCGCCGGGGCGAACGAGTTTTTCGCCTGGCCCACCGACTTCAACACGCCCGCGGCGCGCTCGATGCAGGAGGCGTTTCAGGGGGCCGTCCGCCGCACCGCCGCGCGCCGGGAGGCCACCGTCGGCGCGGGCAAGCAGGCGTGCGTCACCCACGTGTTCCTCGGCGCGAAAGGGGGCTGCGGGACGACGACGGTGGCGGTGAACACGGCCGTCGAGCTGATGCGCCTGACCAAGCGGTCCACGATCGTCGTGGACTTCAAGCAGTCGCTCGGCGAGGTGGCGCTGTTCCTGGGGGTGCGGCCGCGCTTCACGATCCTCGACGCGATCGAGAACCTGCACCGTCTGGACAAGGACTTCCTGAAGGAGCTGGCGGCCAGGCACAAGTCCGGGCTCGACATCCTCGCCGGCTCGGAGCAGTTCGACCGGCCGAACGCGGGCGATGCCGCGCCGATCGAGGAGCTGCTGCGGGTGCTGACCAAGGTGTACGACTACGTGGTCATCGACGCCGGCAACACCATCAACGCGATCTCGATCGCGGCGCTGTATGCCGCCGACACGATCTTCCTGGTCGCCAACCCCGACGTCCCCTCGATCCGCAACGCGCAACGCCTCGTCGAACGCGTCCGGCAGCTCGGCGCGGGCAGCGAGCGGGTGCGCATCCTGCTGAACCGGGTCACCGACCAGCACATGATCGCGCCCAAGCAGATCGAAACGGCGCTCGGCTACTCGATTCACCACTCGTTCGCGAGCGACTACCGCACCGTGGCGACCGCGCTCAATTCCGGCGTGCCGCTGTCGATGACCGACAACTCGGAGATTGCCGAGCAGTTCGGTGCGTTCACGCGGCAGCTCGTGGGCCTTGAACAGCAACAGGCGGAACCGGTGAAGAAGGCGCGGTTCCTGGGGATTCTGTAA